Part of the Zonotrichia albicollis isolate bZonAlb1 chromosome 2, bZonAlb1.hap1, whole genome shotgun sequence genome, AAACAATTCCCAGCCGAGCAATTCCCAGTCTGACCTCCGGGCCCACGGCAGGCgctcccagaggagcagggggGGCAGTGGCAGGCGGGAGCGCAAATCCCGCAAGGAGGAGCGGCTGGGAACCCCTCAGCGTGCGGGCTGCTCTTACCGGCGTCCTCCCGGCGCATGGCCCGCTCCAGCTGCTTCACCTCCTTCTCCACCGTGACGGCCAGCTCCCGCAGCTTGCCGAAGAAGTCCCCAATCACGTCCATAGCTGCGGGCGGGGGAAGCGGAGCGCGGGGAAAGAGGGACCGGGGCGGCCCCGAGCGAAACCGaaccgggccgggccgcgcgcGCCGCTGAGGGGCTTCAAACTGCCGCCAGCGCGAGCCCCATTGGCGCCGCTgcgccccgcccgccgccgccgcctctcGCGAGAGCCGcgctccccgcccgccgccatcttggctcCTCCGCGGGGCCGCCGCTGCCGGAGCTTCCCGGTGCGTGAGGCCGGGAGGGGAGCTGGGGACTGGGGCAGCGTTGCCCGCACGGATCCCCGCAGCTTCGCTTCAAATCCGGCCAGAGAGTGGGACTCCGGCGTGGAGCTGCACCGTGGGAACGGGGTGGGTTGGCTTCAGTTAGCGGCAGCGCTGGTTTGTGCCGTGCTAGAGGTGCGTGGGTGACTGACTTGGTCACGGCTGACAGGGTTCATGGAGGGTTTGGACAGCTCATGGTGTGGGTCCTGGGGATGTCATGGGCAGGGCCGGTTGGACTCGATcgtccttgtgggtcccttccaactccgCGTGTTCTGTGATTCCCTAGAGCTGATGAAATCCCGTGTAGCGTGAAACGTGGGCATTAGCGGGTGTGGGACTTATGAACAGCTTAACAAAGAGCATTTGTGTAAAGTTTGAACGTCATTCGGCTTTTCCTGCCCCTTACACCCAGCGTGCTGTGGCAGGGTCTGTTGGTGCTTTCCGCTTACGACGCTTGGTCTAATTCAGGATACAGATTTCCCTCGGTCAGGATACGAGACTAGGTCATTACGTACTAATAAGCTTACGGAGAGACTGTAGTCCAAAACCTCATGCTGAGGAAAGGCCAGATTTGGATCGAAAAGACAGAGCTGGAAATACTCTGTTTTGACAGCTATTTGAAGAAGACATGAGCAAAGTGAATCTTTCACTCTTGAGTATCTGTGACTGGGTTTTTCTTAAATAATGTATGGAGGGTATGCTTTAATTGCAGTGTAAAAATAACTGAATAAATTCTTAAGTTACATAGATGTTAATTCCCCTTTTCTGCTTCTAAAGTTTCCAGTCTATCTGGCCTTTTGCTGCCTGCTGTTTGTGATGGTTACCAGGCTCTGAGCCTGAACCTTCAAACCAGCCAGCTAAAAGGCAGTGGAGTGAGTGCAGAGCTTTTAATCTTTCTTGTCAAAGTTGTATTTTTCTCCCTAATGTAATGagtattttatatttctgtttATGTTTTAAGGCAACATGTTCTTAACAACAGTATTGCTGCGGAAGAGAATTCCTGGAAAACAGTGGATTGGCAAGTACAGGCGACCAAGACAGGTTACCATTTCCATGAAGCAAGCAATGATCCGAAGGTTGGAAATTGAAGCAGAGAACGAATATTGGCTCAGCCAACCTTACCTGACACAGGAACAGGAATACAAACACAACACAGAAGAGAGACGTGCCAAGTGGGAAGCTTTCAAAAGCCTGAAACAAGCCAAGTTTCCTGAGCACAGATACATCAGCGATCATTTAAATCACTTAAATGTGACAAAGAAGTGGACATGTTGAGTGACACAGCATATTTATATTTGGCACATGTTGTGCACTACCCTGGGATCTACTCTCATACCTGTTATGGTATTTCACTGTAATTAGCATGGGTGACAAATAAGATGTTGCTGTGGTGTACAAATACTACATTAAAGGTAGTCCTCTGGAACAGCCtatgttttattattattgctttGTTAGAGAAGTTCTCTGTGTGCCTGTCTATCATCTGTTCACCCTCTGTTCTTCAGGGCTTAAACAGCAAGTTACCAGGTGCAGTGGTGGTGATTTACAGATAACCTAGTTTAGCTTCAGCTGTCTATAACCTAGATAGCTTCAGTGATTGCCTTCTGAAAGCCTGGAGAACACTCCTGCTGTGTTGAGAGGGTGCTGCTGGTACCAGCCACGTGGCTTGGGCTGGTCACTCTCCCTTCCTCAGGGATTGTTCTGTGTCCACCAGGTACTTGAGACACGACTGTGACACTTGCCATCAGGTATGCAAGGACCAAGGGGAACTAGAACTGCAGAGACAGAGGGTTGAGGCTGGAATTCATGGAATGTTATAAAAtgttccatttttaaaaaaactttctGGAAAGAATTGCTGAACTTAACTGCCAGTGTCATTGTCATGTCAGTGTCAGCTTGGGTGTTACAGCTCTCTTACACAGATTGATCCTGATCTAAAATGAACGTGGCTGATTCCTGTTTGAGCAGTTGACTTCTAAGTCAGGCTTAGTGTCGTGGAGGAGTAAGATTTAGCCACAAGTCAGGTTTTTATTTCCCCACAAGACCCAGTGACCTGGAAGATCTGTCAGGAGTGAGTGTAATCTTAGGTTTGTTGCAGCTGGAGTGTAAAAACCAGAGCAATGGTGCAGTGTTTCCCCGGTAGGCAGTTCTTCTCGGTGATCTAATAACACagatgctgcagctgagcaATTTTCAGATTCTTTCACATACTTTTATTAAGTTGATGTTGCATTCACTGATGAATTCAAGTGCCAAGTCCATTCATATCACTTTGGAAAAGAGGCTTAAAATGGTACTTTTTTATTAAACATGAATTATACTTCAGAGAAGTATGAACAGGTCTGAACACTGATGTACAAAATCTTGAATGCACTTCCATTGGTTATAAATGGCTTAAGAGAACTTTATGGAAAAGTATACATATGGGGAAATTGCAAATACAATTAAAACAAGAAGGAACTTCCAGGCAAAGCAATGTGATTttgtatttattaatttataaaaGCCCGTTTCAAAAAGTTACTTCAAGTATTAAACTATAAATGGCAACGTTTTCTCTGTGCATAGGATGAGTCCTATCTGTAACAtacaaaaaaatacaataaGTGCATCATTGTTACAGGTATCTTTTACGCGTTGTCCCAAACTTAAATACAGCTCATTCCAAGTTTAGGCAGCacaattaaaaataactttgtGGAAGTAGAATAGCTGGGACATTGTGATTAGTGCAAATGTTGATGACCCTTGCTGACAAATACAAAAAGAATGCAGAGATAAGAGGGATGTTTCATTCATCTAagtaaaaaatgaaacagaCTTAACAGGAGGAATGCTGCCTCTCTCTGGGATAGCTTCATGATTGTAAATCATCATTCAGGAAGATTGAAGTTTCCCACAATAAAGCTGATAACAGGATAAGGGACAGGAGGAATCACAGAGGACCATGCTAAGCGTCTTTAAGTTGTCAGCTAAGCAGTGTAAATGGAAGGGAATCAGCGTGTCACTCCCAATGCTTTGGTGACAAAGTAATCCAAATTCGTTATCTCTGACACATCTGCTTGACTGCTGAGCATGAGCTCTGTTTCTTAGGACAGGGGGTAGGAAGAAAGATGGGGAAAGCTCCCTAAACCAAAGCAAGTGATCCTGTAAACATTATCAGACTTCACTACCTCATGGAAACAAATTCAAGTAATGGCTTCAGAAAACAAATGGCCAAACACCAGTTTTAATCTGCATTAAGACAAACTACTTGTAGCTTCATGACGTTTCACAAGTTACATAATTAAGAAAAATGTGTATAAAAAGCTCTATATACAAAATAAATTGATAGAAATGAGTGTAACAAATGTGTTCAGTACTAAATCCCTTCATGTGCAGCTGCTCTCTTTCGTGCCACTTAGGGATAGAAGAGCCTCTGAAGCTGCACACATTGCTGTTTTTTAGGTACTGTGAAAAGACATGTTTGTGAGCTAAAAGTAACTGCTCTTTGGAACCTCTCTAAATGCACACCCAAATCCCCCAGTCAGACACAATTTTAGAGGGTGTCCTTGGAGAACATACACTATGAAACTCAAAGCTGTTGTGGTTTTGTCATTATTtaacttttaaataaaaatctggTCAGTCAGTGCACCAGATCCAGGCAGATTTGCTCAATCTGTGTTGTAGCCATCGCATCTTGGTAAATCTGCCAGACATTAATACTGCTGCAAACACTGCAGTTTTCCTCCTCTTGGGGCTCTGCTTAGCTACAACTGGACCATACTCCAGTTAGATCATGAAGTCTTTGTCTGCATCCTCAGTGGTATTGAAATTCATCCCAACCCAAAAAAATGATTTATAATTAATAAAGAAGAACCACCCAAGACCAAAGGAAAGAAACAGTACCTGAAAACTGTGAATATTCAGCACTCTGGAGAACAGGACCAGTTTGTAAGAACAGCATACTAAGAGTAACTTGGTACTTGCAAATTCCACACTTGAGAGGCAGCTTTAACAAAAATATTACCATGATTTCTACTTAAATCACTAAAAATAGAAGTACCCAAGCTTCCTCTAAAGTAACCCTC contains:
- the MRPL57 gene encoding large ribosomal subunit protein mL63 produces the protein MFLTTVLLRKRIPGKQWIGKYRRPRQVTISMKQAMIRRLEIEAENEYWLSQPYLTQEQEYKHNTEERRAKWEAFKSLKQAKFPEHRYISDHLNHLNVTKKWTC